One window of Magallana gigas chromosome 2, xbMagGiga1.1, whole genome shotgun sequence genomic DNA carries:
- the LOC105348925 gene encoding uncharacterized protein isoform X3, which yields MACQFPNELMETIFIQMNAENLMQSRKVCHRWNEIISKLERNGSLWLDFCLEEIPLHSLTDITKMQELYAAQKGNIFYHLLSKLGWIFWKEIFKEYVRARRVKNELYAITTIKYNPDNGQVTSLALHDLLLYSGFENGDVYIWKNIDSGQRSTKVVESVHCPVQAIFCDPEGTTSSKVLKGEVRNTESLIVVYRDLVKFVRYRYTSESGNKRSEWLLEVPRKPCENSFEFCPIIPSDDKVWFEWYTGNQFHFVTSEKETVHVSTSMDRITTSDSSSGMIVLGMRTGDIVYCDNLETHGNLLAIGHTSDIEYKVLGNVGSSVRQLINKGRYVVCLTGIVHVYHVPQERDLQNLDLRKNIAISLDCEHINAIAIGDDGSRPVIAVATDVVGVIYVIRW from the exons ATGGCTTGCCAATTTCCAAATGAATTGATGGAGACcatttttatacaaatgaaTGCTGAAAATTTGATGCAATCAAGGAAGGTTTGTCATCGCTGGAATGAAATCATATCAAAGTTGGAAAGAAATGGAAGTTTATGGTTAGACTTTTGTCTTGAGGAAATTCCATTACATTCACTGACTGATATTACAAAGATGCAGGAACTGTATGCAGCTCAAAAAGGGAATATATTTTATCACCTGCTATCAAAGTTAGGTTGGATTTTCTGGAAGGAAATTTTCAAGGAGTATGTAAGAGCAAGGCGTGTGAAAAATGAACTGTATGCCATCACTACAATTAAATATAATCCAGACAATGGGCAGGTCACTTCTTTGGCCTTACATG ATTTGCTTTTATATAGTGGTTTTGAAAATGGGGATGTCTACATATGGAAGAATATTGATTCTGGTCAGAGGAGTACCAAAGTTGTAGAGTCTGTCCATTGTCCAGTGCAGGCCATATTCTGTGATCCAGAGG GAACTACAAGCTCCAAAGTTCTGAAAGGGGAAGTCAGGAATACAGAGTCATTGATTGTAGTGTACAGAGACTTGGTCAAGTTTGTCAGATACCGGTATACATCAGAATCAGGTAACAAGAGGTCTGAGTGGCTATTGGAAGTGCCAAGGAAACCTTGTGAAAA TTCGTTTGAATTTTGCCCAATAATTCCTAGTGATGACAAGGTCTGGTTTGAATGGTACACTGGTAACCAGTTTCATTTTGTAACATCAGAGAAAGAAACTGTGCATGTCAGTACATCTATGGACAGAATAACTACTTCAGACTCCAGCAGTGGAATG ATAGTGTTGGGGATGAGGACAGGAGACATTGTGTACTGTGACAATCTAGAGACTCATGGGAACTTGTTAGCCATTGGTCACACCAGTGACATAGAGTACAAGGTACTGGGTAATGTTGGCTCCAGTGTCAGACAGCTGATTAACAAAGGCAGATATGTGGTGTGTTTAACAG GTATTGTACATGTGTACCATGTTCCACAGGAGAGGGATCTACAGAATCTAGATTTGAGGAAGAACATAGCAATATCTCTAGACTGTGAGCATATAAATGCCATCGCAATAGGGGATGATGGGAGTAGACCTGTTATTGCCGTGGCAACAGATGTAGTAGGGGTCATCTATGTTATCCGTTGGTGA
- the LOC105348925 gene encoding uncharacterized protein isoform X1 — translation MACQFPNELMETIFIQMNAENLMQSRKVCHRWNEIISKLERNGSLWLDFCLEEIPLHSLTDITKMQELYAAQKGNIFYHLLSKLGWIFWKEIFKEYVRARRVKNELYAITTIKYNPDNGQVTSLALHDLLLYSGFENGDVYIWKNIDSGQRSTKVVESVHCPVQAIFCDPEGTTSSKVLKGEVRNTESLIVVYRDLVKFVRYRYTSESGNKRSEWLLEVPRKPCENSFEFCPIIPSDDKVWFEWYTGNQFHFVTSEKETVHVSTSMDRITTSDSSSGMIVLGMRTGDIVYCDNLETHGNLLAIGHTSDIEYKVLGNVGSSVRQLINKGRYVVCLTDDCNIYVSINLSRFHCLDAHTSFGCRVECIAWHGAILAIGTKYGIVHVYHVPQERDLQNLDLRKNIAISLDCEHINAIAIGDDGSRPVIAVATDVVGVIYVIRW, via the exons ATGGCTTGCCAATTTCCAAATGAATTGATGGAGACcatttttatacaaatgaaTGCTGAAAATTTGATGCAATCAAGGAAGGTTTGTCATCGCTGGAATGAAATCATATCAAAGTTGGAAAGAAATGGAAGTTTATGGTTAGACTTTTGTCTTGAGGAAATTCCATTACATTCACTGACTGATATTACAAAGATGCAGGAACTGTATGCAGCTCAAAAAGGGAATATATTTTATCACCTGCTATCAAAGTTAGGTTGGATTTTCTGGAAGGAAATTTTCAAGGAGTATGTAAGAGCAAGGCGTGTGAAAAATGAACTGTATGCCATCACTACAATTAAATATAATCCAGACAATGGGCAGGTCACTTCTTTGGCCTTACATG ATTTGCTTTTATATAGTGGTTTTGAAAATGGGGATGTCTACATATGGAAGAATATTGATTCTGGTCAGAGGAGTACCAAAGTTGTAGAGTCTGTCCATTGTCCAGTGCAGGCCATATTCTGTGATCCAGAGG GAACTACAAGCTCCAAAGTTCTGAAAGGGGAAGTCAGGAATACAGAGTCATTGATTGTAGTGTACAGAGACTTGGTCAAGTTTGTCAGATACCGGTATACATCAGAATCAGGTAACAAGAGGTCTGAGTGGCTATTGGAAGTGCCAAGGAAACCTTGTGAAAA TTCGTTTGAATTTTGCCCAATAATTCCTAGTGATGACAAGGTCTGGTTTGAATGGTACACTGGTAACCAGTTTCATTTTGTAACATCAGAGAAAGAAACTGTGCATGTCAGTACATCTATGGACAGAATAACTACTTCAGACTCCAGCAGTGGAATG ATAGTGTTGGGGATGAGGACAGGAGACATTGTGTACTGTGACAATCTAGAGACTCATGGGAACTTGTTAGCCATTGGTCACACCAGTGACATAGAGTACAAGGTACTGGGTAATGTTGGCTCCAGTGTCAGACAGCTGATTAACAAAGGCAGATATGTGGTGTGTTTAACAG atgATTGCAACATCTATGTGTCCATCAACTTGTCAAGGTTTCATTGTCTTGATGCCCATACAAGTTTTGGTTGTCGTGTTGAATGCATTGCATGGCACGGGGCAATTCTAGCTATTGGAACAAAATACG GTATTGTACATGTGTACCATGTTCCACAGGAGAGGGATCTACAGAATCTAGATTTGAGGAAGAACATAGCAATATCTCTAGACTGTGAGCATATAAATGCCATCGCAATAGGGGATGATGGGAGTAGACCTGTTATTGCCGTGGCAACAGATGTAGTAGGGGTCATCTATGTTATCCGTTGGTGA
- the LOC105348924 gene encoding kelch-like protein 26, which yields MMDNLQEEECIAPEFSINLIFNLQQLYDDQKLCDFTIKVDGKEFKVHKVVLASVSDYFRAMFDHDMIENQEDSTELKGLTEAGVGPLIGFFYYGTLRLNLGNIYDVMNAATFLQIIPAVNCCVQYLKNKLTFENAEYLLKIADLYSIPNLRSYYKKYILDNFLEYALTDQFLSLDSETLANYLSDDSLNTTSECMLLHLVLNWYNHDPDSRKKTARSVFEKIRFVVDGWPILYFAIHLEPFKSLPELKNLIDFADSCLTNHHTRFLTNDLMTRVRYPKKSLIQIGGKIKLTDSDFLDFPDVSLDSFEDSFRIAWHKNHYYHAVLKRWLPLGASEIGEKRTCGGTLTEVNGNAVLCGGYIHKMDEFGDEESDVTDETWLFTASDFRLRPLPPMKHPREGHAAVFLNGCLYAIGGCDDFKLLCSVEKLSGENGKLSWSYVRPLSVSIEHHAAVVCKNKIYISGGFEQRDRESDKVWCYSPELNRWHKKKSMWEKRTSHGMVNINDVIYVMGGKNDTGILDTMETYNVETNTWTKLCTTLPWPTYKAATFVMGDKIWCVGGRMEMHINDPEELRSDRIEEYDPKEDTWSIMGRLPRKLDKPACCVLTLKLTSDGQFETDEIYRKYEDLLEENDLNLELENFYNPAQEHS from the exons ATGATGG ACAATTTGCAAGAAGAAGAATGTATAGCTCCAGAATTCAGCATCAATCTGATATTTAATCTGCAGCAACTTTATGATGATCAAAAATTGTGCGATTTTACCATCAAAGTTGATGGCAAAGAATTTAAG GTTCACAAAGTTGTGTTGGCCAGTGTCAGTGACTACTTCCGAGCTATGTTTGATCATGACATGATTGAGAATCAAGAAGACTCTACGGAGCTGAAGGGTCTCACGGAAGCAGGCGTGGGACCACTCATTGGATTCTTCTACTATGGAACCTTGAGATTAAATCTTGGAAACATTTATGATGTGATGAATGCAGCaacatttcttcaaattattcCTGCTGTAAATTGCTGTGTACAGTATTTGAAGAACAAATTAACATTTGAAAATGCTGAATATTTGCTCAAAATTGCAGATTTGTACTCTATTCCGAATTTGAGAagttattacaaaaaatatattttagataatTTCCTAGAATATGCACTTACAGATCAGTTTCTAAGTTTAGACAGTGAAACATTAGCAAATTATCTCAGTGATGATAGTTTGAATACAACATCAGAGTGCATGCTTCTCCATCTAGTGTTGAACTGGTACAACCATGATCCGGATTCTCGCAAAAAAACAGCTAGATCTGTGTTTGAGAAAATCCGTTTTGTTGTGGATGGATGGCCTATTTTGTATTTTGCCATTCATTTGGAACCATTTAAATCACTGCCTGAACTTAAAAATTTGATAGATTTCGCAGACTCTTGTTTGACCAACCATCACACACGCTTCCTGACCAATGATCTGATGACAAGAGTCAGATATCCTAAGAAATCCCTGATTCAAATTGGAGGGAAAATCAAGCTTACAGATTcagattttttggattttccTGATGTGTCTCTAGACTCGTTTGAAGATTCATTTAGGATTGCATGGCACAAGAATCATTATTATCATGCTGTTCTCAAACGTTGGCTGCCACTCGGAGCATCAGAGATTGGTGAAAAACGCACCTGTGGTGGTACTCTGACTGAAGTCAATGGAAATG ccgTACTGTGTGGGGGTTATATTCACAAGATGGATGAATTCGGAGATGAGGAGAGCGACGTCACTGACGAGACCTGGCTGTTCACTGCCAGTGACTTTCGCCTGAGGCCATTACCACCAATGAAGCATCCAAGAGAGGGACACGCAGCAGTCTTCTTGAATG GATGCCTCTACGCCATTGGAGGATGTGATGATTTTAAGTTACTGTGTTCAGTGGAGAAGCTTAGTGGTGAAAATGGCAAATTATCATGGTCCTATGTCCGACCCCTTTCTGTTTCAATTGAACATCATGCTGCTGTTGTATGTAAAAACAAG ATTTACATATCAGGAGGATTTGAGCAAAGAGATAGAGAATCTGACAAAGTTTGGTGCTACAGTCCAGAGCTCAACCGATGGCACAAGAAAAAGTCCATGTGGGAAA aGAGAACTAGTCATGGAATGGTGAACATTAATGATGTGATATATGTAATGGGAGGAAAGAATGACACAGGGATATTGGATACCATGGAAACCTACAATGTGGAGACCAACACCTGGACAAAACTATGTACCACTCTACCATGGCCTACATACAAGGCCGCCACTTTTG TCATGGGTGATAAAATCTGGTGTGTTGGAGGAAGAATGGAGATGCATATAAATGACCCTGAAGAGTTAAGATCTGATAGAATAGAGGAATACGACCCCAAAGAGGATACCTGGAGCATCATGGGCAGACTCCCAAGGAAACTAGACA AACCAGCTTGCTGTGTTTTGACATTAAAACTGACAAGTGATGGACAGTTTGAAACAGATGAAATCTATCGTAAATATGAAGACCTTTT AGAGGAGAATGATCTGAACTTGGAACTGGAAAACTTTTACAATCCAGCGCAGGAACATTCTTGA
- the LOC105348925 gene encoding uncharacterized protein isoform X2 encodes MACQFPNELMETIFIQMNAENLMQSRKVCHRWNEIISKLERNGSLWLDFCLEEIPLHSLTDITKMQELYAAQKGNIFYHLLSKLGWIFWKEIFKEYVRARRVKNELYAITTIKYNPDNGQVTSLALHDLLLYSGFENGDVYIWKNIDSGQRSTKVVESVHCPVQAIFCDPEGTTSSKVLKGEVRNTESLIVVYRDLVKFVRYRYTSESGNKRSEWLLEVPRKPCENSFEFCPIIPSDDKVWFEWYTGNQFHFVTSEKETVHVSTSMDRITTSDSSSGMIVLGMRTGDIVYCDNLETHGNLLAIGHTSDIEYKVLGNVGSSVRQLINKGRYVVCLTDDCNIYVSINLSRFHCLDAHTSFGCRVECIAWHGAILAIGTKYGKSSKMSYRCHCKTSILYVECSFS; translated from the exons ATGGCTTGCCAATTTCCAAATGAATTGATGGAGACcatttttatacaaatgaaTGCTGAAAATTTGATGCAATCAAGGAAGGTTTGTCATCGCTGGAATGAAATCATATCAAAGTTGGAAAGAAATGGAAGTTTATGGTTAGACTTTTGTCTTGAGGAAATTCCATTACATTCACTGACTGATATTACAAAGATGCAGGAACTGTATGCAGCTCAAAAAGGGAATATATTTTATCACCTGCTATCAAAGTTAGGTTGGATTTTCTGGAAGGAAATTTTCAAGGAGTATGTAAGAGCAAGGCGTGTGAAAAATGAACTGTATGCCATCACTACAATTAAATATAATCCAGACAATGGGCAGGTCACTTCTTTGGCCTTACATG ATTTGCTTTTATATAGTGGTTTTGAAAATGGGGATGTCTACATATGGAAGAATATTGATTCTGGTCAGAGGAGTACCAAAGTTGTAGAGTCTGTCCATTGTCCAGTGCAGGCCATATTCTGTGATCCAGAGG GAACTACAAGCTCCAAAGTTCTGAAAGGGGAAGTCAGGAATACAGAGTCATTGATTGTAGTGTACAGAGACTTGGTCAAGTTTGTCAGATACCGGTATACATCAGAATCAGGTAACAAGAGGTCTGAGTGGCTATTGGAAGTGCCAAGGAAACCTTGTGAAAA TTCGTTTGAATTTTGCCCAATAATTCCTAGTGATGACAAGGTCTGGTTTGAATGGTACACTGGTAACCAGTTTCATTTTGTAACATCAGAGAAAGAAACTGTGCATGTCAGTACATCTATGGACAGAATAACTACTTCAGACTCCAGCAGTGGAATG ATAGTGTTGGGGATGAGGACAGGAGACATTGTGTACTGTGACAATCTAGAGACTCATGGGAACTTGTTAGCCATTGGTCACACCAGTGACATAGAGTACAAGGTACTGGGTAATGTTGGCTCCAGTGTCAGACAGCTGATTAACAAAGGCAGATATGTGGTGTGTTTAACAG atgATTGCAACATCTATGTGTCCATCAACTTGTCAAGGTTTCATTGTCTTGATGCCCATACAAGTTTTGGTTGTCGTGTTGAATGCATTGCATGGCACGGGGCAATTCTAGCTATTGGAACAAAATACGGCAAGTCCAGTAAAATGTCTTATAGGTGTCATTGCAAAACTTCAATTCTATATGTTGAATGCAGTTTTAGTTga